The following coding sequences are from one Beggiatoa alba B18LD window:
- a CDS encoding choice-of-anchor D domain-containing protein codes for MVRRNIRQLILLLLMSLISSTSFARVEIEYGWSNLPGIPSTDPVQYESELISWIKTFATRSTEEKPYYPALGAEMITLPYHGGHINAQGEPQSVTYEYTDKNGNLQTGVYYDVNTPIWQMMRDIIFLETLQHSVKWWESQYIDKLSTATDVRAEDAYDDALKILNEFQAYQDNTNGGSHNPFITAFLGAGNTTYGVTPHAVFTTDGTLDNYIDGRVVYLMSGGILGKDIITPDYKAVFGFNKLGLTQLGLDYIINFFKNVGWADASTAKMASLLIGGTMDVLSGGLVMVLAPAKVYYDSMDYLISTLENAAKGTFLLNYYYLSSAYPEELKNRVSPEFISDTGEFDYRYYPQFTSYLANDILATDPKLNALYSYSLRNLFNLCMDHTTTCNNEKAATAINGIAQMFLMAKTLDISYLKREVAMFAFATYAKKHELFGPINTYSVNSFYNKDVDIKVEFANVTWESDTYWLNLKLRLPKQVFASDETALGADTTHPVTLDISSQDEEIVNEPEGAAYFKLPLDTNNTKLLQALANKTGLIEEYTLDIRMDRFSFASASGIHTTDGALTHRQKLQITYENLSTTQNTEYPYVEYITENGKLDWGVAGQTLKICPHSIEGFEDMNQWAVSALLNRDDLTYLTGTVENGCLSFITDGKTYYLMLPANHSALTPPVDYAALWLGKFLWLGQYLAVWKDKQGNIVGYSNDEVITNSGTTQLGDYVQIEVGATHTCGVKKDGSVYCWGGNSDDQAIPPIGNFTQVSAGGNHTCGVKIDGSVACWGDNPLWESYTYTSYGQATPPTGSFTQVSAGGSHTCGVKTDGSVACWGNNEYGKATPPTGSFTQVSAGGYHTCGVKTDGSVACWGSNTDGKATPPTDSFTQVSAGGYHTCGVKTDGSVACWGNNTAGQATPPTDSFTQVSAGSTHTCGVETDGSVVCWGTNTSGQAISPTGSFTQVSADYNHTCGVRTDGRIDCWGYNEYGQATPPTDTDNFTQITSGEGNKGIANCGIKNDGSVACWRSSSGKSTPTIGNFTQLTGEGKGMYCGIKTDSSVDCFWDNNNTGKFALPTGSFTQISVNYYACGVKTDGSVACWKDKALPTPTGSFTQVSVGYPHACGVKTDGSVACWNSLSTSTVAGDSSASTAVPPTPPIGSFTQISSLNSYFCGIKTDGSVACWGNSYATSPTGSFTQISIGNYAYTFGYGDAAPNYACGVKTDGSVACWGAYPSYSSAGAGFTESPTGSFTQVGTSQYYACGVKTDGSIACWGRYENSSIWGNSSRSMDALLPPTGSFTQIEGNFDYRCGLKTDGKMVCWDSIARNVWRDANNNLVSSPTTEGTSTTTPTITALSPTTAELNQSKIFTLTGTNLNNSLKFNLLGCTNINEQANGNTTQRQFQCTPQEVGVKTGVIRNQTGTILHTFSVNVTNPTNDISNLPRVTAISPLKATLGQTTIFTLTGTNLVDNMGFSINDCTPSSYELAGGNSTQRQFQCTPVEAGSKSGIVKDHPGGMTLYSFAVQITDPTKPTITISSISPLIDQVNETAIFTVTGTNLPDGMGFTVADCEHSNYELAGGTSTQRQFQCTQYGLAGEKYGIVKDMPNGTVLYEFKVQATDGTGVITPNAEVTLLLGTTVIDGTTTIDLGTATINTYATKTFSIQNNSGSALTISNISLPVGFQLVGTLPIVIGAGQFDVLTIKVDTTQLTNFSGLVSLTTNNLSQSLISFPVTVDVKTATVSSGGTETPVTYPTANLVDTETGLSVTTVNLGITETGSELLKSFTLKNTGSVPLVLSNLVLPEGFSLVGTFPSEIAIGQVATIQVQVTTNTVGTYSGTLSFNTNDPNHSVYKVTLTAQVVAPAITFAMGETGLLNGETVDVVLNSENKKTFVIRNTTTSTLYFSDLTLPTGFSLSGRFLAATASLPVGGADIFTIEKVGETTGGMLSFKYGQNSNTLKDFTVTLTVSETTTPPEFATIMLNGTRFNLPSLSAVSSLTLSNTLPNIKFAGGISVKGGAFAKSKRLQGFVGNPVVIAGSLQVDSSQIGQDVDIIAIGVYQPLPMMAGTWYMMDGVMPLVWTGDFAKLTARQTKLTLQATQSIVLYEGEFVATGQLSIYFGYRLNDGQIIYSAESIDITIE; via the coding sequence ATGGTACGACGTAATATAAGGCAGTTAATTTTGCTCTTGCTGATGAGTCTAATCTCATCAACATCATTTGCTCGTGTAGAAATTGAATATGGATGGAGCAATCTACCTGGAATCCCTAGTACAGACCCTGTGCAGTATGAGTCGGAATTAATCTCATGGATAAAGACTTTTGCTACTCGTTCTACAGAGGAGAAGCCATACTACCCAGCACTTGGGGCAGAAATGATAACCCTGCCCTACCATGGCGGACATATTAATGCACAAGGTGAACCTCAATCAGTAACCTATGAGTACACTGATAAAAATGGCAATCTCCAGACAGGCGTTTATTACGATGTAAATACTCCCATCTGGCAAATGATGCGGGATATTATTTTCTTAGAAACGTTACAACATAGCGTTAAGTGGTGGGAGTCTCAGTATATCGATAAGCTCAGTACAGCAACTGACGTTAGAGCAGAAGACGCATATGATGACGCTCTGAAGATATTAAATGAGTTTCAAGCCTATCAAGATAACACTAATGGGGGGAGTCATAACCCGTTTATAACTGCTTTTTTGGGAGCGGGAAATACAACTTATGGTGTGACACCTCACGCAGTGTTTACCACAGATGGTACTTTGGATAATTATATAGATGGACGAGTAGTGTACTTAATGTCTGGTGGTATTTTGGGTAAGGACATTATAACGCCAGATTATAAAGCTGTCTTCGGTTTTAACAAGTTAGGTTTAACCCAGCTTGGACTAGATTATATTATTAATTTTTTCAAAAATGTGGGATGGGCAGATGCGTCAACCGCAAAGATGGCTTCTTTGCTCATTGGTGGCACGATGGATGTGCTTTCTGGCGGACTCGTTATGGTTCTTGCACCAGCGAAAGTCTACTATGACAGTATGGATTATCTTATCTCCACGCTAGAAAACGCCGCTAAAGGAACTTTTTTACTCAACTATTATTATTTGAGTAGTGCTTATCCAGAAGAGCTTAAAAACCGTGTTTCTCCTGAGTTTATCAGTGATACAGGAGAGTTTGATTATCGTTATTATCCTCAATTTACGAGCTATTTGGCTAACGATATTTTAGCTACAGACCCTAAACTGAATGCGCTTTACTCTTACAGTTTAAGAAACCTTTTTAATCTTTGCATGGATCATACAACCACTTGTAATAACGAAAAAGCCGCTACTGCCATCAATGGCATTGCTCAAATGTTCCTCATGGCTAAAACATTAGACATTTCGTATTTAAAGCGTGAGGTTGCCATGTTTGCTTTTGCGACTTACGCCAAAAAGCACGAGTTATTTGGTCCTATTAATACTTATAGTGTTAATAGTTTCTACAATAAAGATGTTGATATTAAAGTTGAGTTTGCCAATGTAACATGGGAAAGCGACACTTATTGGTTGAACTTAAAACTGCGTTTACCAAAACAGGTTTTTGCATCCGACGAAACAGCATTAGGTGCAGATACCACTCATCCTGTCACGCTAGATATTTCATCTCAGGATGAAGAAATAGTTAACGAGCCTGAAGGTGCTGCGTACTTCAAGTTACCACTTGATACTAATAATACAAAGCTTTTACAAGCTTTAGCAAATAAGACAGGGTTGATTGAGGAATATACGCTAGATATTAGAATGGACAGATTTAGTTTTGCCTCTGCTAGCGGTATTCATACCACAGATGGCGCGCTAACGCATCGTCAAAAACTACAAATAACCTATGAAAACCTGTCGACAACGCAAAACACAGAATATCCTTATGTAGAGTACATTACTGAGAATGGTAAGTTAGATTGGGGTGTTGCAGGTCAAACATTAAAGATTTGTCCACATTCGATAGAAGGCTTTGAGGATATGAATCAGTGGGCAGTTTCTGCGTTACTCAATCGTGATGACCTAACGTATTTAACGGGTACTGTGGAAAATGGATGCTTATCGTTTATTACTGACGGGAAGACTTATTATCTAATGTTACCTGCTAATCATAGTGCCCTAACGCCCCCTGTTGATTATGCAGCTTTATGGTTAGGCAAGTTTTTATGGTTAGGACAATATTTGGCTGTTTGGAAGGATAAACAAGGCAATATAGTTGGGTATTCGAATGATGAAGTGATTACCAATAGTGGGACAACGCAACTAGGTGATTATGTGCAGATAGAGGTAGGAGCCACTCATACTTGTGGCGTGAAAAAAGATGGAAGTGTCTATTGCTGGGGAGGTAATTCTGATGATCAAGCCATACCACCTATAGGCAATTTTACTCAAGTCAGTGCAGGTGGAAATCATACTTGTGGCGTAAAAATCGACGGCAGCGTTGCTTGCTGGGGGGATAATCCTCTCTGGGAGTCTTATACTTATACTTCTTATGGTCAAGCCACACCACCCACAGGCAGTTTTACCCAAGTCAGTGCAGGTGGATCTCATACTTGTGGCGTAAAAACAGATGGTAGCGTGGCTTGCTGGGGGAATAATGAGTATGGTAAAGCCACCCCACCCACAGGCAGTTTTACCCAAGTCAGTGCAGGTGGATATCATACTTGTGGCGTAAAAACTGATGGTAGCGTTGCTTGCTGGGGGTCTAACACGGATGGTAAAGCCACACCACCTACAGACAGTTTTACCCAAGTCAGTGCAGGTGGATATCATACTTGTGGCGTAAAAACTGATGGCAGCGTGGCTTGCTGGGGAAATAACACCGCTGGTCAAGCCACACCACCTACAGACAGTTTTACCCAAGTCAGTGCAGGTAGCACTCATACTTGTGGCGTAGAAACGGATGGTAGTGTTGTTTGCTGGGGGACTAACACGAGTGGTCAAGCCATATCACCTACAGGCAGTTTTACCCAAGTCAGTGCTGATTACAATCATACTTGTGGCGTAAGAACTGATGGTCGTATTGATTGCTGGGGTTATAATGAGTATGGTCAAGCCACACCACCTACAGATACAGACAATTTTACCCAAATTACTAGCGGAGAAGGTAATAAAGGCATAGCTAATTGTGGAATAAAAAACGATGGTAGCGTTGCTTGCTGGCGTTCTTCTTCTGGAAAAAGCACACCAACCATAGGTAATTTTACCCAACTCACTGGAGAGGGAAAAGGTATGTACTGTGGTATAAAAACCGATAGTAGCGTTGATTGCTTCTGGGATAATAACAATACTGGCAAGTTCGCACTACCTACAGGCAGTTTTACCCAAATCAGTGTTAATTATTATGCTTGTGGAGTAAAAACCGATGGCAGTGTTGCTTGTTGGAAGGACAAGGCCTTACCCACACCCACAGGCAGCTTTACCCAAGTCAGTGTAGGTTACCCTCATGCTTGTGGCGTAAAAACTGATGGTAGCGTTGCTTGTTGGAATTCTCTCAGCACCTCTACTGTGGCTGGAGATTCCAGCGCCTCTACTGCAGTTCCTCCCACGCCACCCATAGGCAGTTTTACCCAAATCAGCAGTTTAAATAGTTATTTTTGTGGCATAAAAACTGATGGTAGCGTGGCTTGCTGGGGGAATAGTTACGCCACATCACCCACAGGCAGTTTTACCCAAATTAGTATAGGTAATTATGCATATACATTCGGATATGGTGACGCTGCTCCAAATTATGCTTGTGGCGTAAAAACCGATGGTAGCGTGGCTTGCTGGGGGGCTTACCCATCTTACTCATCAGCAGGAGCCGGTTTTACCGAATCACCTACAGGCAGTTTTACCCAAGTCGGGACAAGTCAGTATTATGCTTGTGGAGTAAAAACCGATGGTAGTATTGCTTGTTGGGGACGCTATGAGAATTCTAGTATCTGGGGAAATAGTAGTAGATCAATGGATGCGCTCCTTCCCCCTACAGGTAGTTTTACCCAAATAGAAGGAAATTTCGATTATCGCTGCGGATTAAAAACTGATGGTAAAATGGTTTGTTGGGATTCAATAGCGCGCAATGTCTGGCGTGATGCTAACAATAATCTTGTCAGTTCCCCCACAACAGAGGGAACATCCACAACAACGCCAACCATTACGGCTTTAAGCCCAACAACTGCCGAACTTAATCAGTCAAAAATATTTACCCTGACAGGTACTAACCTCAATAATAGTTTAAAATTCAACCTATTAGGTTGCACCAATATCAACGAACAAGCCAACGGCAATACAACGCAACGCCAATTCCAATGCACGCCCCAAGAAGTAGGGGTTAAAACAGGCGTGATTCGTAACCAAACAGGGACAATACTACACACCTTTAGTGTCAACGTTACCAACCCAACCAATGATATAAGCAACCTACCGCGAGTTACAGCTATCAGCCCGCTCAAGGCAACACTAGGACAAACAACCATTTTTACACTAACGGGAACAAACCTAGTTGATAACATGGGATTTTCTATCAATGACTGCACCCCCTCAAGCTATGAACTAGCCGGTGGAAACAGTACACAACGTCAATTCCAATGCACCCCTGTAGAAGCTGGTAGTAAAAGTGGTATCGTCAAAGACCATCCCGGTGGCATGACACTGTACAGTTTTGCAGTACAAATCACTGACCCCACTAAACCCACTATTACCATCAGCAGTATCTCTCCGCTGATAGACCAAGTGAATGAAACCGCGATATTTACTGTTACAGGCACAAATCTCCCCGATGGCATGGGCTTTACGGTTGCTGATTGTGAACATTCCAACTATGAACTAGCAGGCGGAACGAGTACCCAACGTCAATTCCAATGCACGCAATATGGTCTTGCAGGCGAAAAATATGGCATAGTTAAAGATATGCCTAACGGAACAGTGCTTTATGAATTTAAAGTACAAGCAACGGACGGGACAGGTGTTATTACGCCTAATGCTGAAGTCACTCTCCTACTTGGTACAACCGTCATCGACGGCACGACAACCATAGACTTAGGAACAGCCACTATTAACACGTATGCAACCAAGACATTCAGCATACAGAATAATAGTGGTAGTGCTTTAACCATCAGCAATATCAGCTTACCTGTTGGATTCCAATTAGTAGGGACATTACCGATAGTCATTGGAGCGGGACAATTTGATGTGTTGACGATTAAAGTTGATACAACTCAATTAACCAACTTTAGCGGGCTTGTCAGCTTAACGACAAATAACCTTAGTCAATCACTCATCAGTTTCCCTGTAACCGTTGATGTTAAAACAGCGACTGTAAGTAGTGGTGGAACAGAAACCCCTGTTACTTATCCAACGGCAAACCTTGTCGATACGGAAACAGGTTTATCTGTTACAACCGTTAATTTAGGTATAACGGAGACAGGGAGTGAACTGCTTAAGAGCTTCACGCTGAAAAATACAGGCTCAGTGCCTTTAGTGTTGAGTAATTTAGTATTGCCTGAGGGCTTTAGCTTAGTGGGAACATTCCCCAGTGAAATTGCGATAGGTCAAGTAGCCACTATTCAAGTTCAAGTGACTACCAACACTGTCGGCACTTATTCAGGAACACTGAGCTTTAATACTAATGACCCTAATCATTCTGTTTATAAAGTCACGTTGACGGCGCAAGTCGTAGCCCCAGCGATTACTTTTGCAATGGGTGAAACTGGTTTGCTGAATGGTGAAACAGTGGATGTTGTCTTAAACAGCGAAAACAAAAAGACTTTTGTGATTCGTAATACAACCACAAGCACACTTTATTTTAGCGATTTAACCTTACCAACGGGCTTTAGTTTAAGTGGTCGTTTCTTAGCAGCTACGGCAAGTTTACCTGTCGGTGGTGCGGATATTTTCACCATTGAAAAAGTTGGGGAGACAACGGGCGGGATGTTAAGTTTCAAATATGGTCAGAATAGCAATACATTGAAAGACTTTACTGTAACATTGACTGTAAGCGAAACGACAACACCACCTGAATTTGCAACAATCATGTTAAATGGGACACGTTTCAACTTGCCCAGTTTATCAGCGGTCAGCTCTTTGACATTGTCGAATACGCTCCCGAATATTAAATTCGCAGGCGGTATTTCTGTGAAAGGTGGAGCATTTGCGAAGAGCAAGAGACTGCAAGGTTTTGTAGGTAATCCTGTGGTAATTGCAGGTAGCTTGCAAGTTGATAGTAGTCAAATTGGGCAGGATGTTGACATTATTGCTATTGGTGTCTATCAGCCTTTACCCATGATGGCAGGCACTTGGTATATGATGGATGGTGTTATGCCATTAGTCTGGACGGGTGATTTTGCCAAGCTAACGGCACGTCAAACCAAATTGACTTTACAAGCAACACAATCCATTGTTTTATATGAAGGTGAGTTTGTTGCAACTGGTCAGTTGTCTATCTACTTTGGCTATCGTTTAAACGATGGACAAATTATTTATTCAGCGGAAAGTATTGATATTACGATTGAGTAA
- a CDS encoding NBR1-Ig-like domain-containing protein, whose protein sequence is MAAVDLAQYILTRSKELGLNKSELASKSSISRSALYKLLDSDVQEVRISTIVQLANTLQIHPLDLLRCLFTNWDFPVKQSSLAKYPKDATGFIADVTYPDNSLVTAGQTFEKIWEIRNLGGEIWKNRKLVCCDDFITLTSHQTEIASPLPQRGLQPQQREIPIPLTHPNESVRLSVQFLAPPYPVTVISYWKMANAEGELCFPELEGLSCLVKVVAL, encoded by the coding sequence ATGGCAGCAGTTGACCTTGCTCAATATATATTGACTCGTAGTAAAGAATTAGGATTAAACAAGAGTGAATTAGCCAGCAAATCAAGTATTAGTCGTTCTGCACTTTATAAACTTTTAGACAGTGATGTGCAGGAAGTGCGAATATCAACCATCGTGCAATTAGCAAATACCTTACAAATACACCCTTTAGACTTATTACGATGTTTATTTACAAACTGGGACTTTCCCGTTAAACAGTCGAGTTTGGCAAAGTATCCAAAGGATGCTACAGGGTTTATTGCCGATGTGACTTATCCTGATAATTCGCTTGTAACAGCAGGACAGACATTTGAGAAAATATGGGAAATTCGCAATTTGGGGGGGGAAATTTGGAAAAATCGGAAATTGGTTTGTTGTGATGATTTCATCACCCTAACCAGTCATCAAACAGAAATAGCCTCCCCATTGCCACAAAGAGGCTTACAACCGCAACAGCGTGAAATTCCCATTCCATTAACCCATCCTAATGAAAGCGTTCGCCTTTCAGTGCAGTTTCTCGCACCACCATATCCAGTAACCGTTATTTCTTATTGGAAAATGGCAAATGCTGAGGGGGAATTGTGTTTCCCTGAATTAGAGGGCTTGTCTTGTTTGGTAAAAGTTGTTGCACTTTAG
- a CDS encoding RtcB family protein: MPVKMVLEKGKVPVNIYTDEIESSALDQLTQISQLPFVHHHVAAMPDVHTGIGATVGSVIPTKSAIIPSAVGVDIGCGMNALRLSLTATQLPDNLKPIRLAIENSIPVGFNQHSRASVANSTLKQLDKGIDNILAKHPTISKMMKRIHDTWTCQLGTLGGGNHFIELCLDENQAVWVMLHSGSRGIGNNIGTYFIDLARKDMERLQVQLPHRDLAYFPEGTQYFDDYVEAVHWAQDYAMENRREMMRLILESLRKVFPYFEITKEAINCHHNYVSIEEHFGEKVYLTRKGAISAREGQLGIIPGSMGAKSYIVRGKGNADSFCSCSHGAGRRMSRTAAKKHFSREDLERQTAGVECRKDSGVLDEIPSAYKDIDVVMENQSDLVEVVHTLKQVVCVKG; the protein is encoded by the coding sequence ATGCCTGTTAAAATGGTATTAGAAAAAGGCAAAGTTCCCGTGAATATTTACACGGATGAAATTGAATCCTCTGCTTTAGACCAATTAACCCAAATTTCACAATTACCATTTGTGCATCATCACGTCGCCGCGATGCCTGATGTACATACAGGAATTGGTGCAACGGTTGGTTCTGTGATTCCGACAAAATCCGCTATTATTCCGTCTGCAGTTGGGGTTGACATCGGTTGTGGTATGAATGCATTACGCTTGTCATTAACTGCAACTCAGTTGCCTGATAATTTAAAGCCGATACGTTTGGCGATTGAAAACTCGATTCCTGTTGGTTTTAATCAACATTCACGGGCTAGTGTTGCTAATTCTACGTTAAAACAGCTAGATAAAGGGATTGATAACATACTGGCTAAACATCCTACCATCAGTAAGATGATGAAGCGTATTCATGATACGTGGACGTGTCAATTGGGTACGTTAGGTGGTGGTAATCATTTTATTGAGTTGTGTTTAGATGAAAATCAAGCTGTTTGGGTCATGTTACATTCTGGTAGCCGTGGAATTGGGAATAATATTGGCACATATTTCATTGACTTAGCGCGTAAGGATATGGAACGCCTACAGGTACAGCTTCCTCATCGAGATTTAGCGTATTTTCCTGAAGGTACTCAGTATTTTGATGATTACGTCGAAGCAGTGCATTGGGCGCAAGATTACGCGATGGAAAATCGTCGAGAAATGATGCGTTTAATTTTGGAGTCTTTGCGTAAGGTTTTCCCGTATTTTGAAATTACTAAAGAAGCCATTAATTGCCATCATAATTATGTGTCTATTGAGGAGCATTTCGGCGAAAAAGTCTATTTAACCCGTAAAGGGGCAATTAGTGCGCGTGAGGGACAATTAGGCATTATTCCCGGTAGTATGGGGGCTAAGTCTTATATTGTACGGGGAAAAGGCAATGCAGATTCGTTTTGTTCTTGTTCTCATGGGGCGGGACGGCGCATGAGTCGTACCGCAGCGAAGAAGCATTTTAGTCGTGAGGATTTAGAACGGCAAACGGCTGGGGTTGAATGTCGTAAAGACAGCGGGGTTTTGGATGAAATTCCCAGTGCTTATAAGGATATTGATGTGGTGATGGAAAACCAAAGCGATTTGGTCGAAGTTGTTCATACCTTGAAACAAGTCGTTTGTGTGAAAGGTTAG
- a CDS encoding slr1659 superfamily regulator, whose translation MNIETEDYKVIYDESASTVTFQGFLQLNGMTEYAPITDLLNGIADKTPPHIKLDLRKLELLNSSGINMISKFVLKIRKMETINMSVLGSEDVEWQDKSLNNLKRLMPNLQLEWE comes from the coding sequence GTGAACATAGAAACGGAAGATTACAAAGTCATATACGATGAAAGCGCATCAACTGTTACCTTTCAAGGGTTTTTACAACTGAATGGCATGACAGAATATGCTCCCATCACAGACTTACTAAACGGCATAGCAGATAAAACCCCGCCCCATATAAAACTAGACCTACGAAAACTAGAACTACTGAATAGCTCTGGCATCAACATGATATCCAAATTTGTGTTAAAAATTCGCAAAATGGAAACAATAAACATGAGCGTTTTAGGCTCAGAAGACGTAGAATGGCAAGATAAATCACTAAACAACCTAAAACGACTAATGCCAAATTTACAATTAGAATGGGAATAG
- a CDS encoding slr1658 superfamily regulator: MLLFLQRITHTPNNTMPFTTKYPTLLIRQLYRQMMIDSATQRGGNGKLVNSNDAQFTERLNQQPELKKQVIALLDLIENNLSGDTILKDAINSALTLMQDTLKEEYSLRMVDSMTKDKQLPILHVPSKAHRIFGDFTFEPTADREYLELGFSPSSVPLRQRWRNNGLSASFLGDYLTTFFPTNDANPSSVKRRKKIKGAVTYIANELLENAMKFSIEGSHLPVSIHLQLHSDRIVFYVTNSVIPGTLEKFYQFIEELRSSDPQELYVQQVERNMEDEEGGSSGLGLLTMMNDYGANVAWRFDTIQLEPEEVMVTTMVQLIV, encoded by the coding sequence GTGCTGTTATTCTTACAACGTATTACACATACACCAAACAACACCATGCCATTTACCACCAAATACCCAACACTGCTTATCCGTCAACTATATCGTCAAATGATGATAGATAGCGCAACACAGCGAGGAGGCAATGGTAAACTCGTGAATTCAAACGATGCACAGTTCACAGAACGACTCAATCAACAACCAGAACTTAAAAAACAAGTTATTGCACTCCTAGACCTCATAGAAAACAACCTATCGGGTGATACAATACTCAAAGATGCAATAAATTCCGCCCTAACCCTAATGCAAGACACGCTTAAGGAAGAATACTCCCTCCGAATGGTTGACAGTATGACAAAAGATAAACAACTCCCTATCTTACACGTACCCAGCAAAGCCCATCGGATATTTGGCGACTTTACCTTCGAACCCACTGCCGACCGAGAATACCTAGAACTAGGCTTCTCCCCCAGCTCAGTTCCTCTCCGCCAACGCTGGCGCAACAACGGACTATCCGCTAGCTTTCTCGGCGACTACCTCACCACCTTCTTTCCCACAAACGATGCCAACCCCAGCAGCGTCAAACGGCGAAAGAAAATAAAAGGGGCAGTCACCTACATCGCCAACGAACTCCTAGAAAACGCGATGAAATTCAGTATAGAAGGCTCTCACCTTCCCGTCAGCATCCACTTACAACTACACTCCGACCGCATCGTCTTCTACGTCACTAACAGCGTAATACCTGGCACACTAGAAAAATTCTACCAATTCATAGAAGAACTCAGAAGCAGCGACCCCCAAGAACTCTATGTTCAACAAGTAGAAAGAAATATGGAAGATGAAGAAGGCGGCTCATCAGGCTTAGGACTACTCACCATGATGAATGATTACGGCGCAAATGTCGCATGGCGATTTGATACGATACAACTAGAACCCGAAGAAGTTATGGTAACAACAATGGTTCAACTAATCGTTTAG
- a CDS encoding SpoIIE family protein phosphatase: MLEYALTDDLSHTDAQLTMVENTVGSIIKARVYLEPNSTIEQAGNIFASNKDLHAIAVVDETNPVGIIHRHQIMDIFVQPFGRDLYGKKSVSRFMDPQPPIIEHSTSFKEASRYITKNTNTTFIQDFIITKQGQYAGMGNVLSLLESITTLQINQLKAENTRLSTELDVTRRLQQMLLPKEHELSQISGLEIAGFMEPADEVGGDYYDVLKHGGRVKIGIGDVTGHGLESGVLMLMVQTAVRTLLAANETDPVKFLNAVNSTIYSNTQRMDADKTMSLILLDYQPDDKNTGTGGTVLLSGQHEEVLVVRVGGNVERVRTDMLGFPIGLEENISEFVAQVKIHLNTGDSVVLYTDGITEAQNEAKILYGVKRICEVLEKNWQKTATDIREILIEDVRNHIGKKKLQDDITLLVLQQK, translated from the coding sequence ATGTTGGAATACGCTTTAACCGATGATTTATCACACACAGATGCACAACTCACCATGGTAGAAAACACTGTGGGCAGCATCATCAAAGCACGTGTTTATCTTGAACCAAACTCGACCATCGAACAAGCAGGCAATATTTTCGCCTCCAACAAAGACCTACACGCTATCGCAGTCGTTGATGAAACAAACCCCGTCGGCATCATCCACCGCCACCAAATCATGGACATCTTTGTTCAACCTTTTGGGCGCGACCTCTACGGCAAAAAATCCGTTTCCCGCTTCATGGATCCACAACCCCCAATTATTGAACATAGCACCTCATTCAAAGAAGCAAGCCGATATATTACCAAAAATACCAATACCACCTTTATTCAAGACTTTATCATCACCAAACAAGGACAATATGCAGGTATGGGCAATGTCCTCTCCCTGCTAGAAAGCATTACTACCCTACAAATAAACCAACTCAAAGCCGAAAATACCCGCCTCTCCACAGAACTCGACGTTACCCGTCGCCTACAACAAATGCTTCTCCCCAAAGAGCACGAACTGAGCCAAATCAGCGGACTAGAAATCGCGGGATTTATGGAACCTGCTGACGAAGTCGGGGGCGACTACTACGACGTACTCAAACACGGCGGGCGCGTTAAAATTGGCATCGGTGACGTAACAGGACACGGTTTAGAAAGCGGAGTCCTCATGCTCATGGTACAAACCGCCGTCCGCACCCTACTTGCCGCCAACGAAACCGACCCCGTCAAATTCCTCAACGCCGTCAACAGCACCATCTACAGCAACACCCAACGCATGGATGCTGACAAAACCATGAGCCTCATCCTCCTAGACTACCAACCCGACGACAAAAACACAGGCACAGGCGGCACCGTACTACTCAGCGGACAACACGAAGAAGTCCTCGTCGTTCGCGTTGGTGGCAACGTTGAACGTGTCAGAACCGACATGCTAGGCTTTCCCATCGGACTTGAAGAAAACATCAGCGAATTTGTCGCCCAAGTAAAAATTCACCTCAATACAGGAGACAGCGTAGTCCTCTACACTGACGGCATCACCGAAGCCCAAAACGAAGCTAAAATACTCTACGGTGTAAAACGCATCTGCGAAGTCCTCGAAAAAAACTGGCAAAAAACTGCAACCGATATTCGAGAAATCCTCATCGAAGACGTGCGCAACCACATCGGCAAGAAAAAACTCCAAGACGACATAACCCTACTCGTACTACAACAAAAATAA
- a CDS encoding DUF2788 domain-containing protein — translation MDSQLWMQYEDVILTVCVGGLMAYMMFIIYRLAKDSNAGKWGYFTLFLALGLGMVGFIAKAVIMEMMKQ, via the coding sequence ATGGATTCGCAACTTTGGATGCAGTATGAAGATGTCATTTTAACCGTGTGTGTAGGGGGGTTAATGGCGTATATGATGTTTATCATTTATCGTTTAGCGAAGGATTCTAATGCGGGTAAATGGGGATATTTTACGTTATTTTTAGCATTAGGGCTGGGAATGGTCGGTTTTATCGCTAAAGCGGTTATTATGGAGATGATGAAGCAATAG